Proteins encoded in a region of the Carassius carassius chromosome 49, fCarCar2.1, whole genome shotgun sequence genome:
- the or30bv1 gene encoding odorant receptor 105-1 — MLPKNWTTITEFIIVGFPGLHPDYYGLVSAIFFVVYMTTVAGNTVFLVLFITSERLRKPMYIILANLAMSDMCFSTVALPKIIARYWFNAGATPFHACFFQMELIHYFGTLNSLIMMIMALDRYVAICYSLRYQTVMTNRITYILNATVWVTAFIAPTIATLHTQQLPYCGPKLIVQCYCDHISITSLACAENSKQILVALCVALLVLLLPLAFIIYSYCHIIGSVMRLSSSQSRWKSFATCSTQLCIIALFYVPRCAVYIASFLQIQISRDFRILLILLYSLIPPLINPFIYCLRTQEIRIIVSQWVSRQKTFREMSRINVITL; from the coding sequence ATGTTACCGAAGAACTGGACAACTATCACTGAGTTTATCATTGTGGGCTTCCCTGGACTCCATCCAGACTATTACGGCCTGGTCTCGGCCATTTTTTTTGTCGTCTACATGACCACAGTGGCTGGTAACACTGTTTTCCTGGTCCTGTTTATCACTTCGGAGAGACTCAGGAAGCCTATGTACATCATCCTTGCAAACCTGGCAATGTCTGACATGTGTTTTTCCACTGTTGCCTTACCTAAAATCATAGCCAGGTACTGGTTTAATGCTGGAGCAACCCCTTTCCATGCTTGCTTCTTCCAAATGGAGCTAATTCACTATTTTGGGACATTAAACTCTCTGATAATGATGATCATGGCCCTCGATCGCTATGTGGCTATTTGTTATTCTCTGAGATACCAGACTGTTATGACTAACCGCATCACGTACATCCTAAATGCAACAGTGTGGGTAACTGCCTTCATCGCTCCCACAATAGCCACCCTGCACACTCAACAGCTTCCTTACTGTGGCCCTAAACTGATTGTTCAATGCTACTGCGACCACATCTCTATTACCAGCCTGGCCTGTGCTGAAAACAGCAAGCAGATATTGGTGGCCTTGTGCGTGGCCCTGCTTGTGCTCCTTCTCCCTCTGGCCTTCATCATTTACTCTTACTGTCACATCATAGGGTCTGTAATGAGGCTGTCGAGCTCTCAGAGTCGCTGGAAAAGTTTCGCCACCTGCAGTACACAGTTGTGCATCATCGCTCTGTTTTATGTGCCTCGCTGTGCCGTGTATATAGCCAGTTTCCTGCAAATCCAAATCAGCAGAGATTTCAGGATACTTCTTATATTGCTTTACAGCCTCATTCCACCACTGATAAACCCCTTCATCTATTGTTTACGTACTCAGGAGATCAGGATAATTGTGAGCCAGTGGGTGAGCAGGCAAAAGACCTTTAGAGAGATGTCCAGAATTAATGTGATcactctataa
- the LOC132132872 gene encoding olfactory receptor 2AT4-like, protein MLQANETTASVVTEFFIVGFPGLQPKYYSLMAAFLLCIYIAVITGNSLIVLLFVIERSLQKPMYIIMLSLSLSDIGFCTVALPKVISRYWFNDGYIGFYVCLFQRQLIHYFGTLNSLIMMIMAIDRYLAICFPLRYLALMTNRTMRLLIGFSWVTAMIAPTISLMQTVKLPFCGPNMITHCFCDSLSMNQLACADATLTNLISYAVAMFVLLVPLSFIIFSYLSILVSVLRIANTQGRMKAFSTCATQLTIIVIYYVPRFVVYTTSNIPNAQMNSSQKIALVMFYSLLPPVVNPFIYFIRIKEIRQFFIKWCVHRNRIISMSLTISK, encoded by the coding sequence ATGTTACAGGCAAATGAAACCACAGCTTCTGTTGTAACAGAGTTTTTCATCGTGGGTTTCCCTGGACTCCAGCCCAAATACTACAGCCTGATGGCAGCGTTTTTGCTCTGCATCTACATCGCTGTGATCACTGGAAACTCCCTCATTGTGCTCCTGTTTGTGATTGAGCGCAGCCTCCAAAAGCCCATGTATATTATCATGCTGAGCTTGTCTTTGTCTGATATTGGTTTTTGCACAGTCGCTCTGCCAAAAGTTATATCTCGCTATTGGTTTAATGACGGTTATATTGGCTTCTACGTTTGTCTGTTTCAAAGGCAGCTGATTCACTATTTTGGTACCCTGAACTCTCTAATTATGATGATCATGGCAATTGATCGGTACTTGGCGATCTGTTTCCCACTAAGATACCTTGCTTTAATGACTAACCGCACTATGAGGCTTCTAATAGGGTTTTCCTGGGTTACTGCAATGATTGCTCCAACCATTAGCTTAATGCAGACAGTGAAACTCCCATTCTGTGGGCCAAACATGATCACTCATTGTTTCTGTGATTCTCTATCTATGAACCAACTGGCCTGTGCTGATGCCACCCTCACAAATCTCATTTCATATGCTGTGGCAATGTTTGTGCTTCTCGTGCCATTGTCTTTCATCATCTTTTCTTATTTAAGTATCCTGGTGTCTGTACTTCGAATTGCAAACACACAGGGCCGAATGAAAGCCTTTTCTACCTGTGCAACACAGCTGACTATCATTGTCATCTATTATGTGCCCCGTTTTGTGGTTTACACCACTTCTAACATCCCAAACGCTCAGATGAACAGCAGTCAGAAGATCGCCCTGGTCATGTTCTACAGTCTGCTTCCACCTGTAGTGAACCCCTTCATCTACTTCATCAGGATCAAAGAAATCAGACAGTTCTTTATCAAATGGTGTGTCCACAGAAACAGGATTATCAGTATGTCGTTAACTATTTCTAAATGA
- the LOC132132380 gene encoding olfactory receptor 2AT4-like — translation MTSFWKDLVEKNPTLFRECEALVYLIIARYWFNAGATPFHACFFQMELIHYFGTLNSLIMMIMALDRYVAICYSLRYQTVMTNRITYILNATVWVTAFIAPTIATLHTQQLPYCGPKLIVQCYCDHISITSLACAENSKQILVALCVALLVLLLPLAFIIYSYCHIIGSVMRLSSSQSRWKSFATCSTQLCIIALFYVPRCAVYIASFLQIQISRDFRILLILLYSLIPPLINPFIYCLRTQEIRIIVSQWVSRQKTFREMSRINVITL, via the exons ATGACAAGTTTTTGGAAAGACCTTGTTGAAAAGAATCCAACATTG TTTAGAGAATGCGAAGCATTAGTTTATTTAATCATAGCCAGGTACTGGTTTAATGCTGGAGCAACCCCTTTCCATGCTTGCTTCTTCCAAATGGAGCTAATTCACTATTTTGGGACATTAAACTCTCTGATAATGATGATCATGGCCCTCGATCGCTATGTGGCTATTTGTTATTCTCTGAGATACCAGACTGTTATGACTAACCGCATCACGTACATCCTAAATGCAACAGTGTGGGTAACTGCCTTCATCGCTCCCACAATAGCCACCCTGCACACTCAACAGCTTCCTTACTGTGGCCCTAAACTGATTGTTCAATGCTACTGCGACCACATCTCTATTACCAGCCTGGCCTGTGCTGAAAACAGCAAGCAGATATTGGTGGCCTTGTGCGTGGCCCTGCTTGTGCTCCTTCTCCCTCTGGCCTTCATCATTTACTCTTACTGTCACATCATAGGGTCTGTAATGAGGCTGTCGAGCTCTCAGAGTCGCTGGAAAAGTTTCGCCACCTGCAGTACACAGTTGTGCATCATCGCTCTGTTTTATGTGCCTCGCTGTGCCGTGTATATAGCCAGTTTCCTGCAAATCCAAATCAGCAGAGATTTCAGGATACTTCTTATATTGCTTTACAGCCTCATTCCACCACTGATAAACCCCTTCATCTATTGTTTACGTACTCAGGAGATCAGGATAATTGTGAGCCAGTGGGTGAGCAGGCAAAAGACCTTTAGAGAGATGTCCAGAATTAATGTGATcactctataa